GAGCCGCCGGTGCTGGAGCAGTCGGAGCAACCGGTGCAGTCACAGTCGGGGCTGGAACGGCAGGAACAGCTGGAGCCGGGGTCGCAGGCGTCGCAACAACCGGGGCAGCGTTGTGCGTCGGCGCTGCTGGAGCAGGAGCGGTTGGTGCTGGCGAAGGTGCGGCTTCCGGGCCCTGGGCTGATGTATCTGCCGAGGTTTCGGCCTGCGGCAACGCCAGCGCAGTTGCACCTTCAGCCTGACCTTCGGCGACGGCCTGGTCTTCCGGCTCGTCCAGAGGATGGATCTGGGTGGTGCCGTCAGCGCCTTCGACTTCGACGTGTTCCGGACTGAGGCTGATCGGGTCTTTGGTGCGCAGTGAGGTCTGGTCCTGCCACCAGACGAAACCGCCGCCGATCACAGCGATCAGCAACAATAGGCTGACGATTCGCAAAATGGTGTGGGAAACCCGAACCGGCTCTTCGATACGACCCAGGCTATGAACGCTGCTGCCTTTGGAGTCGGTACCGGTGGATTGGTCGAACTGCTGGACCAGAACGGCCTGGTCCATACCGAGCAATTTAGCGTAGGCACGGATATAGCCACGGGCGAAGGTGTGCCCAGGCAGCTTATCGAAAGCGCCGGCTTCCAGATTACTCAGGGAATTGACGGTAAGGTTGAGCTTGAGAGCCACTTCGGCCAGCGACCAGCCATTGCTTTCGCGGGCCTGGCGCAAGGTCTCACCGGGATTTACGCGATTCGCTGCTACAACTTCAGGATGCGCCGCTTTCATCATTGCTCCGACAGGTATTGCTGATATTCCGGTGTACCGGGATAGAGTCGTTTTAATTGCAGGCCCGCACTGGCAGCCTTGTCGCGATCTTCGAACACTATTGCCAGCCGAACGCCGAGCAATAGACTACGTGCATTTTGCTCGGCAAGCAGGCTAAAACGATCGTAATAGTCACGCGCGGGCACATAATGCCTGTCTTCGTAAGACAACTCAGCCATTTCCAGCAAGGCACGAGGTTGTTGACGATTCAAGCGCAAGGCTTTTTCCAGTTGCTGCTGGGCCAAATCCCGCTGGCCGAGCATTGAAGCGGTCATGCCGAGGTTTTCGAATACTCGCGAACGCTCAGGATACAGGGTATCGGCAGCAGCCTGTTCGAAGCGCTCGTAGGCTTCCTTGTAACGTTTCTGCTCGAAAAGAAAACTGCCGTAGTTGTTGAGGATGCGCGCATCGGCGGGACGAGAAGACAGCGCCTTGCGGAAATGCTGGTCTGCCAGTTCCGGCTCCATCTCGGCCTGGAATACCAGCCCCAGTGCCGCATTGGCGTCAGGATCCGCGTCATCCAGCTCCAGTGCCTTCTTCAATGGCACTTTTGCCCGCTCGGTCATACCCTGTTGCAGATAACCGATGCCCAACTGCACGTACGCCTCACGCGCTTCGTCACGGCCCTTGCTGGTCTTCATCGGGTTGTAATCGCCCGAAAGCACGCAGCCCGAACACAGGCTGGCCAACAGCAAAAGCAGCGCAAAGCGCAGGGACATAGAGATCCTCTCTTAATTATTTCGCGGCGTTCTGCGCCATATCGTTGTCGGCGCTCAGTTCGCGCACGGCGATATAACGTTCGCTGCGACGGGTGCGATCCAGCACCTGCCCTACCAATTGACCACAAGCCGCGTCGATGTCTTCACCACGAGTGGTGCGGACAGTGACGTTGAAACCGGCGTGATGAAGCTGATCCTGGAACCGACGAATGGCGTTGTTGCTCGGCCGCTCGTACCCGGAGTGCGGAAACGGATTGAACGGAATCAGGTTGATCTTGCACGGGATGTTCTTAAGCAACTCGATCATCTCGACCGCGTGCTCGACCTTGTCGTTGACGTCTTTGAGCAAGGTGTACTCGATGGTCAGCACGCGCTTTTCGCCCAGGGACGACATGTAGCGCTGGCACGACTCGAGGAGCATCTTAAGCGGATATTTTTTGTTGATCGGCACCAATTGGTTACGCAATGCGTCATTCGGTGCATGCAGGGACAACGCCAGGGAGACGTCGATGTGCTTGGACAGCTCATCGATCATCGGCACCACACCGGAAGTCGACAGGGTCACACGGCGCTTGGAAATGCCGTAGCCCAGGTCGTCCATCATCAGATGCATGGCTGCGATGACGTTGTCGAAGTTCAGCAGCGGCTCACCCATGCCCATCATCACCACGTTGGTGATGGCACGGTCGACGGTCGCCGGGACGCTGCCAAAGGATTTGTTGGCAATCCACACCTGACCGATCACTTCGGCGGCGGTGAGGTTGCTATTGAAGCCTTGCTTGCCGGTGGAGCAGAAACTGCAATCCAGGGCACAGCCTGCCTGGGACGAAACGCACAAGGTGCCGCGCTTGCCCTGGGGAATGTACACGGTCTCGACGCAGCTGCCGGACGCCACGCGCACCACCCACTTGCGGGTGCCGTCGCTGGAGATGTCCTCGCTGACCACTTCTGGACCACGGACTTCAGCAACAGCCTTGAGCTTTTCGCGCAAGGCCTTGCTGACGTTCGTCATGGCGTCGAAATCATCGACGCCAAAGTGGTGAATCCATTTCATTACCTGACCGGCACGGAAACGCTTCTCCCCGATTGAGTCGAAGAATTTTTCCATTTCCTGTTGAGTCAGACCCAGCAGGTTGGTTTTTACAGTCGATGTAGTCATGGATTCACCTTCACTCTTAAGCCAATGCTTAGCGAGTGGTTACTTCAGTAGCTGCGAAGAAGTATGCGATTTCGCGAGCAGCAGCGGCTTCGGAGTCCGAACCGTGTACGGCGTTGGCGTCGATCGATTCAGCGAAGTCTGCACGGATGGTGCCGGCAGCAGCTTCTTTAGGGTTGGTAGCGCCCATCAGCTCACGGTTGCGAGCGATAGCGTTTTCGCCTTCCAGAACCTGAACAACAACCGGACCGGAAGTCATGAAGGCAACCAGATCACCGAAGAAACCGCGCTCGCTGTGCTCAGCGTAGAAGCCTTCGGCTTCGGCTTTGGACAGTTGCTTCAGTTTCGAAGCTACAACGCGCAGGCCAGCGTCTTCGAAGCGAGTGGTGATCTTGCCGATCACGTTTTTAGCAACGGCGTCAGGCTTGATGATGGAGAAAGTACGTTGAACAGCCATGGTGTAACTCCAGAAACGGTAATTTGCGAAAAATTAAACCCGCGAATTATACGCGGGTTCTTGGGTATTGCCTAACCTGCAGCGTGGCTCAGTCGCGTTCTTCGATCCAGTGGGCCTGAATGGCCTCCAGGATCTTTTCGCCACAATGCTCAGGCTTGTCGTCGAACTCGGGCAATTCCATCACCCATTTGCGCAGATCGACGAAGTTGACCGACATAGGGTCAACATCGGGTTTGCTTTCTTCCAGCTGGATCGCGATTTCCAGCACATCAGTCCACTTCAGACTCATGATAATTCCTTGAATCAGTGCGGCGCTTCGGCTGCGTGGTTGAGCGAGTATTTCGGAATTTCGACGGTCAGGTCTTCGGTACCGACCTTGGCCTGGCAACCCAGCCGGGATACAGGCTCCAGCCCCCAGGCCCGATCAAGATAATCCTCTTCCAGCTCGTCAGCCTCTTCCAGCGAGTCGAAACCTTCGCGAATCAGGCAATGACATGTGGTGCAGGCACAGACGCCGCCGCAGGCACTTTCCATCTCGATGTGGTGTTCGTGGGCCAGTTCGAGGATAGAGGTACCGGTCTCGGCCTCAACAACCATGCCGTCCGGGCAAAACTTTTCGTGTGGCAGAAAAATGACCTGCGGCATCGTTATTCCTCTATCTCATTCAGGTTGCGGCCCGCCAGAGCGGCTTTCACGGTCGAATCCATGCGACGGGCGGCAAAAGCATCGGTCACTTGCGACAGACGCTTGGTCTGCTGCTCGATGGCGTAACCATCGGTACCTTTCATCAGTTCGGTCAGCTCCTGCACCTGAGCCTCGATGACCATGCGCTCTTCGGCATCGAGCAGGCGGTCACCATCAGCTTCCAAGGCAGCCTGAACGGCTTCAATCAGCCGCCGCGCATCGACTTGTTGCTCACGCAATACGCGGGCAACCTTGTCATCGTTGGCGTGCTGGAACGAATCCTTGAGCATCTTGGCAATTTCGCCGTCGGTCAGGCCGTAGGACGGCTTGACCTGGATGCTGGCCTCAACGCCCGAACCCAGTTCGCGGGCGGAAACACTGAGCAAGCCATCGGCATCAACCTGGAAGGTCACGCGAATTTTCGCTGCACCGGCCACCATCGACGGAATACCGCGCAACTCGAAACGTGCCAGGGAACGGCAGTCGCTGATCAGCTCGCGCTCACCCTGCAACACGTGGATTGCCATGGCCGACTGGCCGTCTTTATAGGTGGTGAAGTCCTGGGCGCGGGCAACGGGGATGGTGGTGTTGCGTGGAATCACCTTCTCCATCAGGCCGCCCATGGTTTCCAGCCCCAGGGACAACGGAATCACGTCCAGCAGCAGCAGTTCATCGCCGTCGCGCTTGTTGCCCGCCAAGGTATCGGCCTGGATCGCAGCACCAATGGCCACCACTTGATCCGGGTCGATTTCAGTCAATGGCTGACGACCGAAGGCTTCCGCCACGGCCTCACGAACGCGAGGCACGCGAGTCGAGCCGCCGACCATGACAACCGCATGCACGTCTTCCAGCTCAACACCGGAATCACGTACCGCGCGACGGCAGGCTTTCAGGCTGCGCGCGACCATCGGCTCGATCAGCGCATCAAAGGCTTCACGGGTCAGTTCGGCCTTCCAGTCGCCGTGAACCACTTCGACCGACGGGGCATTGGTCAGCGCTTCTTTGGCCGCACAGGCGGTTTGCAGCAGTTGACGCTGCGCGCCCGGATCGAGATCGGCAGACAAGCCCGCGCTCTCAATGATCCAGCCAGCGATGGCGTGGTCGAAGTCATCGCCGCCCAGGGCGCTGTCGCCACCGGTAGCCAGGACTTCGAAGACACCGCCGGTCAGGCGCAGAATCGAAATATCGAAAGTACCGCCACCCAGGTCGTAAATCGCGACCAGGCCTTCGGCGTGTTGATCCAGACCATAAGCCACAGCGGCTGCGGTCGGCTCATTGAGCAAACGCAGCACATTCAGACCGGCGAGCTTGGCCGCGTCCTTGGTGGCTTGACGCTGAGCGTCGTCGAAATAGGCTGGAACGGTGATCACCGCGCCGACCAGTTCACCGCCCAGGGTCGCTTCAGCGCGCTGACGCAGGACCTTGAGGATATCGGCAGAGACTTCGACCGGGCTTTTCGGGCCCTGGATCGTGTCGATGAACGGCATGTGTGATTCGCCACCGACAAAGCGGTACGGCAGTTGGTCGCCCAATTGCTTGACGTCGGACAGACCACGACCCATCAAGCGCTTGACCGACAGCACAGTGTTCAAGGGATCGGTAGCGGCAGCCAGTTTGGCGGATTCGCCAACTTCGACGCGATCGGCGTGATAGCGCACGGCAGACGGCAGGATGACCCGCCCTTCTGCGTCGGCAAGCGGCTCGGAAAGACCACTGCGCAATGCAGCGACCAGCGAATTGGTAGTGCCCAAGTCGATCCCCACAGCCAGACGACGCTGGTGCGGTTGAGGACTTTGGCCGGGTTCGGCGATCTGCAGTAGGGCCATCGTTATCAGGACTTATCTGTATATCAGGCGTGCGACCGGAGCGGCACTGGGTTAATCGTCGAGGCGCTCTTCTAACTGGCGCACTTCGTAGGTGAGCTTGTCAAGGAACTGCATGCGCCGCATCAGGCGTTCGGCCTGTTCGCGGTGCGCGGCATCGTTCCAGCAAGCTGCGAAGCTTTGGTTCAGTTCATCCTGGGCAGCCTTCAGGCGTCGCTTGAAGACGGCAACGCCATTGAGGTCGGCGCTGTCCTGCAGGTCTTCGAGCTCTTCACGCAACTCCATCTGTTGCAGAAGAAACTCCGGATCATGCACCGTGACCTCCAGCGGCAGCTCACCCCCATTCAAGGCGAGCAGGTAACGCGCGCGCTTGGGTGGACTCTTGAGCGTCTGGTAGGCCTCATTGAGGCTCGCGGATTGCTCTAGCGCCAGCCGCTGCTCACGCTCGGAAGCGTCAGCGAAGCGGTCCGGATGAACACTGCGCGCCAACTCACGGTAGCGCGTAGCCAGCTGGTCGAGGTCCAGATTGAAACTCGGTTGCAGCTCAAATAAAGCGAAATGACAAGGAGTACCCACGAGCAGCCTCAGATGTTGAAGCTTTCGCCGCAGCCACATTCACCGCGTACGTTGGGGTTGTTGAACTTGAAGCCTTCGTTCAACCCTTCCTTGACGAAATCGAGCTCGGTGCCGTCCAGGTAGGCCAGGCTTTTCGGGTCGATGATCACTTTTTCGCCGTGACTCTCGAACACCTGATCCTCTGCAACCACCTCGTCGACAAACTCCAGCACGTAGGCAAGGCCGGAACAGCCCGTGGTGCGAACACCCAGACGAATCCCTTCACCTTTGCCGCGCCCGTCGAGGGAGCGCCGCACGTGTCGAGCAGCCGCTTCTGTCATGCTGATAGCCATCGGTGACTCCTTACTCGTCGCCAAAACTCGAAAATCAGATCAAGCCTTTCTTCTGCTTGTAGTCGCGAACGGCAGCCTTGATGGCGTCTTCAGCGAGTACCGAGCAGTGAATTTTCACTGGCGGCAGGGCCAGTTCTTCAGCCAGCTGAGTGTTCTTGATGGTTTCCGCTTCGTCCAGAGTCTTGCCCTTCATCCACTCCGTGGCGAGGGAGCTGGAAGCGATAGCCGAACCGCAGCCGTAGGTCTTGAACTTGGCATCTTCGATGATGCCGGCGTCGTTGACCTTGATCTGCAGGCGCATCACGTCGCCACACGCCGGCGCGCCGACCATGCCGGTGCCGACATCAGGATCTTCCGCGTCCATCTTGCCGACGTTGCGCGGGTTTTCGTAGTGGTCGATGACCTTTTCGCTGTAAGCCATGATTCTTAATCCTCACTCATCAGAGAGTCGCTCTTTAAGCCCCGTCACTATCGTGCGCGGGGCCGGTTCGCGGCGACTTGAAATCAGTGTGCCGCCCACTCGATTTTCGAAATGTCGACACCGTCTTTGTACATGTCCCACAGCGGCGACAGAGCGCGCAGCTTGGTAACGGCCTCGCAGACTTTCTGCGCGGCGTAGTCGATTTCTTCTTCGGTGGTGAAGCGGCCGAAGGTAAAGCGAATCGAGCTGTGTGCCAGTTCGTCGTTGCGGCCCAGGGCGCGCAGAACGTACGAAGGCTCAAGGGACGCCGAAGTGCAGGCCGAACCGGACGAAACCGCCAGATCCTTGAGCGCCATGATCAGCGACTCGCCTTCAACGTAGTTGAAGCTCAGGTTCAGGTTGTGCGGAACGCGGGCGGTCAGGCTGCCATTGACGTACAGCTCTTCCAGGTGCTCGACCTGCTTGTAGAAACGGTCGCTCAAGGCTTTGATGCGCACGTTCTCGGCAGCCATGTCTTCCTTGGCTACGCGGAAAGCTTCACCCATGCCGACGATCTGATGAGTCGCCAGGGTGCCGGAACGCATCCCGCGCTCGTGACCGCCGCCGTGCATGGTCGCTTCGATACGAACGCGTGGCTTGCGGCTTACGTACAGGGCGCCAATGCCTTTAGGACCGTAGGTCTTGTGGGCGGAGAAGGACATCATGTCGACTTTCAGCTTCTGCAGATCGATTTCGACCTTGCCGGTGGACTGAGCGGCGTCGACGTGGAACAGGATGCCCTTGGAACGGAGCAGTTCGCCGATCGCAGCAATGTCATTGACAGTGCCGATCTCGTTGTTCACGTGCATGACCGAAACCAGGATGGTGTCGTCGCGCAGTTCGGCTTCGATCATCTCAGGAGTGACCAGACCGTCGGTGCGAGGTTCGATGTAGGTAACTTCGAAGCCTTCACGCTCCAGTTGGCGCATGGTGTCGAGGACAGCCTTGTGCTCAATCTTGGTGGTGATCAGGTGCTTGCCTTTGGTGGCGTAGAAATGTGCCGCACCCTTGATTGCCAGGTTGTCGGACTCGGTGGCACCAGAGGTCCAGACGATTTCACGCGGATCGGCGTTGACCAGGTCAGCGACCTGACGACGAGCGTTTTCAACGGACTCTTCAGCTTTCCAGCCGAACACGTGGGAACGGGACGCCGGGTTACCGAAGTTTCCGTCGACCAGCAGGCATTCACTCATCTTTTGCGCGACACGCGGATCAACCGGGGTAGTCGCAGAGTAATCAAGGTAAATCGGCAATTTCATGGACTATCTCCTAAATCAGGCTGGCTGGCGTCCCGCTTAGCTCTCTGGCTGTCATTCGACGGCGGACGCTTCAATCTTGTCCAGGCGTGGCGCCTTGCTGTTGCAACGGCGTTGATCCTGACGCTGGGCTACTTCTTGCACCTCACGGCGAGTCACAAGGTCAGCCAAGCTGATACCGCTCAGAAATTCGTGAATCTGCAGGCTCAGATCGCACCACAAGTGGTGGGTCAAACAGGTGTCGCCTTGATGGCAATCACCCTGGCCCTGGCATTTGGTCGCATCGACCGATTCGTTCACCGCATCGATCACCTGGGCAACCTGAATGCCCTGCATGTCGCGGGACAACTGGTAGCCACCGCCCGGACCGCGGACGCTGGACACCAGATTGCTGCGGCGCAATTTGGCAAAAAGCTGTTCGAGGTAGGACAGGGAGATGCCTTGGCGCTCGGAGATATCGGCCAGGGACACGGGCCCGTGCTGCGCGTGTAACGCCAGGTCAAGCATGGCGGTCACGGCGTATCGGCCTTTTGTAGTCAGTCGCATGGACAATTACCACGGAGTTCGGAATGGGGCGAGTATGCAATTCCCGAGTATTTAAGTCAACTATAAGACCTAGTACTTTAGTCAGGTTTACCCGCAAAAGAGCGGGCGCATCATAGCAAAGGCTGGCCGGTTACAGCCAGTGATTGCGCGTTATCGTTTATCGCGAGCAGGCTCGCTCCTACAGGGGAACGCGTTTCAAATGTAGGACTGCTCGCGATAAGGTCGACTCGGTCTAGCTGGCCTGACTCTGATCCTTGTCCTTCACACAGGCGAAGTCTTCTTCGCGCAGTTCAGGCAGATCTTTCGCACAGTAATTACTGCCCAGGTCCTTCAACGCTCCGCACACCCCCTCCAGACGACCATCGACTGCCTGCAAGTGATCGAGCAATTGATTGATGGCGCGAGCCACCGGGTCCGGCATGTCTTCGGTCACGCCATAGGCATCGAAGCCGATTTTCTCGGCCATCGCCTTGCGCTTGGCGTCCTGCTCTTCGTCGGGCTTGACGATGATTCGCCCCGGAATGCCCACCACTGTGGCGCCCGGCGGAACTTCTTTGGTCACAACGGCATTGGAACCGACCTTGGCCCCGGCACCGACCGTGAACGGGCCAAGTACCTTGGCGCCCGCGCCGACCACCACGCCATCACCCAGCGTTGGGTGACGCTTGCCTTTATTCCAGCTGGTGCCGCCCAGGGTCACGCCCTGATAAATGGTCACGTCATCGCCGATTTCGGCGGTTTCACCAATAACGATGCCCATACCGTGGTCAATAAAGAAGCGACGGCCGACCTTGGCGCCGGGGTGAATCTCTATCCCGGTCAACCAGCGACCGAAGTTCGACACCAGCCGTGCCAGCCATTTCAGGTCGGCGCGCCAGAGCATTGCCGACAAACGGTGGATCCAGATGGCGTGCATGCCTGGGTAGCAAGTCAGGACTTCAAAAGCGTTACGCGCCGCCGGGTCTCGATGGAATACGCTTTGGATATCTTCACGCAAACGCTCAAACATCATTAATCCTTCCGCTTTAGAAGCTCACCACGGGCCGCTTTTTGGGTTTCCGTGAGGATGCCACGCAATATATTCATTTCCGCCCGGCTGACCGAGCTGCGTCCGTACAACCGGCGCAGGCGCGCCATCAAGTGCCGTGGCTTTTCCGGATCGAGGAATTCAATGGCCACCAGGGTTTGCTCCAGGTGCTCATAGAATCGCTCAAGCTCATCCATGGTCGCCAGCTCAGCGCTTTTGACCGATGCCACTTCTTCCTTCTCGACCTTGCTTGGCTGACCTTGGGCCGCCAGCCAGGACATGCGCACTTCATAACTCAACACCTGCACCGCTGCCCCAAGGTTCAGAGAGCTGAACTCAGGGTCTGATGGGATGTGCACGTGATAATGACATCGCTGCAGCTCTTCGTTGGTCAGGCCGGAATCTTCACGACCGAATACCAGGGCGATTTCCGCGCCCTGCCCGGCTTCCTCGACCACTTTGGTGCCGCATTCGCGGGGATCCAGCAGCGGCCAGGGAATACGCCGGTCGCGGGCGCTGGTGCCGAGCACCAGGTTGCAGCCGACCAAGGCATCTTCCAAGGTGGCGACAACTTGCGCGTTTTCAAGGATGTCACCGGCACCGGAAGCACGGGCGTCGGCCTCGTGGTGCGGGAACAGACGAGGCTCTACCAGCACCAGCCGCGACAGGCCCATGTTCTTCATGGCACGCGCAGCCCCGCCGATATTGCCCGGATGGCTGGTATTGACCAGGACGACACGAATGTTTTGCAGCAAGGGAGGCGCTCTCGAACACGATAATCGGGAGCGGAATCTTACAGCGCCAGCTACCGTTAAGCCATGAAAGCGAACGTCGACCTTCTCCTGTAGAAACTTTCTGATAGAATGCCCGGCTTTCTTTAACAACCTTAGGTGACACATCCATGCAGCCCATGCTGAATATCGCGCTGCGCGCCGCCCGCAGCGCCAGTGAATTGATCTTCCGCTCCATCGAGCGCCTGGATACCATCAAGGTCGACGAAAAAGACGCCAAGGATTACGTATCCGAGGTGGATCGCGCCGCTGAACAGAAAATCATCGACGCGCTGCGCAAGGCATACCCGAACCACTCGATCCTGGGTGAAGAGACTGGCCTTCACGCCGGCTCCGGCATCGAAGGCGAAGAGTACCTGTGGATCATCGATCCGCTGGACGGCACCACCAACTTCCTGCGCGGCATTCCTCACTTCGCTGTCAGCATCGCCTGCAAATACCGTGGTCGTCTTGAGCACGCTGTGGTTCTGGACCCGGTTCGCCAGGAAGAATTCACCGCCAGCCGTGGTCGCGGCGCTCAACTGAACGGTCGTCGTCTGCGCGTCAGCGGTCGCACCAGCCTC
The Pseudomonas sp. MYb327 DNA segment above includes these coding regions:
- the suhB gene encoding inositol-phosphate phosphatase; translation: MQPMLNIALRAARSASELIFRSIERLDTIKVDEKDAKDYVSEVDRAAEQKIIDALRKAYPNHSILGEETGLHAGSGIEGEEYLWIIDPLDGTTNFLRGIPHFAVSIACKYRGRLEHAVVLDPVRQEEFTASRGRGAQLNGRRLRVSGRTSLDGALLGTGFPFRDDQMDNLDNYLGMFRALVGQTAGIRRAGSASLDLAYVAAGRFDAFWESGLSEWDMAAGALLIQEAGGLVSDFTGGHDFLEKGHVVAGNTKCFKAVLTAIQPHLPASLKR